In Sorghum bicolor cultivar BTx623 chromosome 8, Sorghum_bicolor_NCBIv3, whole genome shotgun sequence, one genomic interval encodes:
- the LOC8064591 gene encoding 2'-deoxymugineic-acid 2'-dioxygenase, with protein sequence MENLLHVTPSHLSLPNSYAVPQLPQAKATPTDISLPVIDLSRSRDEVCRAILDAGKEFGFFQVINHGIPEQVLQDMESVSEEFFQLPAADKAHFYSEDTNRPNRLFSGSTYKTSKRLYWMDCLRLARTFPGSDCKKEWPEKPEELRNVFENYTALMRGLGMEMLHMLCQSLGLPSDYFDEDQSAGDMILSVIRYPPCPTPDVTLGLPPHCDRNLITLVLSGSVPGLQVFYKGDWIMVKPIRHSFVINFGLHLEVVTNGIIKSVEHRVITNSVRARTSVVITINGTEDCLIGPADELLGENKPPRYRTVTLRDFMRIYNKSLENPDAAIKERMKPFMI encoded by the exons ATGGAAAACTTGCTCCACGTGACCCCGTCCCACCTATCGCTCCCGAATAGTTATGCTGTCCCGCAGCTCCCGCAGGCGAAGGCGACCCCCACAGACATCAGCCTGCCCGTTATCGACCTGTCCCGTAGCCGCGACGAGGTTTGCCGCGCTATCCTCGACGCCGGCAAGGAGTTTGGCTTCTTCCAG GTTATCAACCATGGAATCCCGGAGCAGGTGTTGCAGGACATGGAGTCGGTGAGTGAAGAGTTCTTCCAGCTGCCGGCTGCGGATAAGGCACATTTCTACTCGGAGGATACAAACAGGCCCAACCGGCTCTTCTCCGGCTCCACGTACAAGACCAGCAAAAGGTTGTACTGGATGGACTGCCTCCGCCTTGCGCGCACCTTCCCTGGCAGCGACTGCAAGAAAGAATGGCCTGAAAAGCCCGAGGAGCTCCG CAATGTTTTTGAAAACTACACTGCACTAATGAGAGGCCTGGGGATGGAGATGCTGCATATGCTCTGTCAGAGCCTGGGGCTCCCGTCTGACTATTTCGATGAAGACCAGAGTGCCGGCGATATGATTCTCAGTGTCATCCGATACCCTCCGTGCCCGACCCCTGACGTTACGCTTGGTCTGCCACCGCACTGCGACCGGAACCTCATCACACTTGTCCTCTCCGGCTCCGTGCCTGGCCTCCAGGTTTTCTACAAAGGTGACTGGATCATGGTCAAGCCCATACGCCATTCCTTCGTCATCAACTTTGGCCTGCATCTCgag GTTGTGACCAATGGGATCATAAAGAGCGTTGAGCACCGCGTGATAACCAACTCGGTGCGAGCAAGGACGTCTGTGGTGATAACCATAAACGGCACCGAAGATTGCCTCATTGGACCTGCCGACGAGCTCCTTGGTGAAAACAAGCCCCCACGCTACCGCACCGTCACGCTCCGCGATTTCATGCGCATCTATAACAAATCCCTTGAGAACCCTGATGCCGCTATCAAAGAACGCATGAAGCCCTTCATGATATGA
- the LOC8064594 gene encoding uncharacterized protein At4g04775: protein MAESSARSSSRQSGSTGNGGGAGVVVSGSPIRYRVGPFFYEPPVKCKCRNSKKCPRWISWSVDNPGRRYYRCQMANTSEDCGFFEWLDPPCSPWMREVLLDMKAEVFKLKRESGQAVGDEEISEIQQMNQTLQRQLVNMDADLESQKEEVRKKDGELALKCLELVELQLKLKAAKNNWSTCSVFMIVFVMGIFCALFGKMM from the exons ATGGCGGAATCCAGCGCCCGTTCTTCCTCACGGCAATCTGGCTCAACCGGCAATGGTGGGGGCGCCGGTGTTGTGGTGAGTGGCTCTCCCATCCGGTATCGCGTCGGCCCCTTCTTCTACGAACCACCGGTGAAGTGCAAATGCCGCAACTCGAAGAAGTGTCCACGGTGGATCTCCTGGAGCGTGGACAACCCCGGCCGTCGCTACTACCGTTGCCAAATGGCCAAT ACGAGTGAGGATTGTGGTTTCTTTGAGTGGTTGGATCCACCCTGTTCTCCATGGATGAGGGAGGTTTTGCTGGACATGAAGGCAGAAGTCTTCAAGTTGAAGAGGGAGAGTGGACAAGCTGTTGGTGATGAGGAGATTTCAGAGATTCAACAGATGAACCAGACATTGCAGAGGCAACTGGTGAACATGGATGCAGACCTGGAATCCCAGAAAGAAGAGGTGAGGAAGAAAGATGGGGAACTGGCTCTGAAGTGCTTGGAGTTAGTTGAACTGCAGTTGAAGCTGAAGGCAGCAAAGAACAATTGGAGCACTTGTTCTGTGTTTATGATTGTATTTGTGATGGGCATTTTCTGTGCtttgtttggcaagatgatgtaa